Proteins encoded by one window of Capra hircus breed San Clemente chromosome 8, ASM170441v1, whole genome shotgun sequence:
- the NEFM gene encoding neurofilament medium polypeptide → MSYTLDSLGNPSAYRRVTETRSSFSRISGSPSSGFRSQSWSRGSPSTVSSSYKRSALAPRLTYSSAMLSSAESSLDFSQSSSLLNGGSGPGGDYKLSRSNEKEQLQGLNDRFAGYIEKVHYLEQQNKEIEAEIQALRQKQASHAQLGDAYDQEIRELRATLEMVNHEKAQVQLDSDHLEEDIHRLKERFEEEARLRDDTEAAIRALRKDIEESSLVKVELDKKVQSLQDEVAFLRSNHEEEVADLLAQIQASHITVERKDYLKTDISTALKEIRSQLECHSDQNMHQAEEWFKCRYAKLTEAAEQNKEAIRSAKEEIAEYRRQLQSKSIELESVRGTKESLERQLSDIEERHNHDLSSYQDTIQQLENELRGTKWEMARHLREYQDLLNVKMALDIEIAAYRKLLEGEETRFSTFAGSITGPLYTHRQPSIAISSKIQKTKVEAPKLKVQHKFVEEIIEETKVEDEKSEMEEALTAITEELAVSMKEEIKEEEAEEKEEKEAEEEVVAARKSPVKATAPELKEEEGEKEEEEGQEEEEEEEEAAKSDQAEEGGSEKEGSSEKEEGEQEEEGETEAEGEGEEAAAEAKEEKKTEEKAEEVAPKEELVAEAKVEKPEKAKSPVAKSPTTKSPTAKSPEAKSPTAKSPEAKSPTAKSPEAKSPTAKSPAAKSPVSKSPAAKSPPAKSPAAKSPAAKSPVEEVKPKAEVGAEKGEQKEKVEEEKKEAKESPKEEKAEKKEEKAKDVPEKKAESPVKAESPVKEEVPAKPVKVSPEKEAKEEEKPQEKEKEKVEEVGGKEEGGLKESRKEDIAINGEVEGKEEEQETKEKGSGGEEEKGVVTNGLDVSPVDEKKGGDKSEEKVVVTKMVEKITSEGGDGATKYITKSVTVTQKVEEHEETFEEKLVSTKKVEKVTSHAIVKEVTQSD, encoded by the exons ATGAGCTACACGTTGGACTCGCTGGGCAACCCGTCCGCCTACCGGCGGGTGACCGAAACCCGCTCGAGCTTCAGCCGCATCAGCGGCTCCCCGTCCAGCGGCTTCCGCTCGCAGTCGTGGTCCCGCGGCTCGCCCAGCACCGTGTCCTCCTCGTACAAGCGCAGCGCGCTGGCCCCGCGCCTCACCTACAGTTCCGCCATGCTCAGCTCGGCCGAGAGCAGCCTCGACTTcagccagtcctcgtctctgcTTAACGGCGGTTCTGGGCCGGGCGGCGACTACAAGCTGTCCCGCTCCAACGAGAAGGAGCAGCTGCAGGGGCTGAACGACCGCTTCGCGGGCTACATCGAGAAGGTCCACTACCTGGAGCAGCAAAACAAGGAGATCGAGGCGGAGATCCAGGCGCTGCGGCAGAAGCAGGCCTCGCACGCCCAGCTGGGCGACGCGTACGACCAGGAAATCCGCGAGCTACGCGCCACCCTGGAGATGGTGAACCACGAGAAGGCTCAGGTACAGCTGGACTCGGACCACCTGGAAGAGGACATCCACCGGCTCAAGGAGCGCTTCGAGGAGGAGGCACGGCTGCGCGACGACACCGAGGCGGCCATCCGCGCGCTGCGCAAAGATATCGAGGAGTCGTCGCTGGTCAAGGTGGAGCTGGACAAGAAGGTGCAGTCGCTGCAGGATGAGGTGGCCTTCCTGCGGAGCAATCACGAGGAGGAGGTGGCCGACCTGCTGGCCCAGATCCAAGCGTCACACATCACCGTGGAGCGCAAAGACTACCTGAAGACGGACATCTCGACGGCGCTGAAAGAGATCCGCTCCCAGCTCGAGTGTCACTCCGACCAGAACATGCACCAGGCCGAAGAGTGGTTCAAGTGCCGCTACGCCAAGCTCACCGAGGCGGCCGAGCAGAACAAGGAAGCCATCCGCTCCGCCAAGGAAGAGATCGCCGAGTACCGGCGCCAGCTGCAGTCCAAGAGCATCGAGCTCGAGTCAGTGCGCGGCACCAAGGAGTCCCTGGAGCGGCAGCTCAGCGACATCGAGGAGCGCCACAACCACGACCTTAGCAGCTACCAG GATACCATCCAGCAGCTGGAAAATGAGCTTCGGGGCACAAAGTGGGAAATGGCTCGTCATCTGCGAGAATACCAGGATCTCCTCAACGTCAAGATGGCTCTGGATATTGAGATCGCCGCATACAG GAAACTCCTGGAGGGTGAAGAGACCAGATTTAGCACATTCGCAGGAAGCATCACGGGGCCGCTGTACACACACCGACAGCCCTCCATCGCCATATCCAGTAAGATTCAGAAAACCAAGGTAGAGGCTCCCAAGTTAAAGGTCCAACACAAATTTGTTGAGGAGATCATAGAAGAAACCAAGGTGGAAGATGAGAAATCAGAAATGGAGGAAGCCCTGACGGCCATCACCGAGGAACTGGCCGTTTCCATGAAAGAGGAGATCAAGGAAGAGGAGGctgaagaaaaggaggagaaagaagccGAAGAAGAAGTTGTCGCTGCCAGAAAGTCTCCAGTGAAAGCTACTGCGCCTGAACttaaagaagaggaaggagaaaaggaggaggaagagggccaagaggaagaggaagaggaagaggaggctgcTAAGTCAGACCAAGCTGAGGAAGGAGGATCTGAGAAGGAAGGTTCTAGTGAAAAAGAGGAAGGTGagcaagaagaggaaggagaaacagaggctgagggggaaggagaggaagctgCCGCTGAAgctaaggaggaaaagaaaacggaggaaaaggcagaagaagtgGCTCCAAAGGAGGAGCTGGTGGCAGAAGCCAAGGTGGAGAAGCCAGAGAAAGCCAAGTCCCCAGTGGCCAAGTCCCCGACAACAAAGTCCCCGACGGCCAAGTCCCCAGAGGCAAAGTCCCCAACAGCAAAATCCCCAGAGGCAAAGTCCCCAACAGCAAAATCCCCGGAGGCAAAGTCCCCAACAGCAAAATCCCCAGCGGCCAAGTCCCCAGTGTCAAAGTCCCCAGCAGCAAAGTCCCCACCGGCAAAGTCCCCAGCAGCAAAGTCTCCAGCGGCAAAATCACCCGTGGAGGAGGTGAAACCCAAAGCAGAAGTTGGAGCTGAGAAAGGAGAACAGAAGGAGAaggtggaagaagaaaagaaagaagcaaaggaatctcccaaggaagagaaggcagagaaaaaggaggagaaggcaaaggaTGTGCCAGAGAAGAAGGCTGAATCCCCGGTGAAGGCTGAGTCCCCAGTGAAGGAGGAGGTGCCCGCCAAACCAGTAAAGGTGAGCCCCGAGAAGGAAGCCAAAGAGGAGGAGAAGCcacaggagaaagagaaggagaaagtggaagaggtgggagggaaggaggagggaggtttGAAGGAATCCAGGAAGGAAGACATAGCCATCAATGGGGAGGtagaggggaaggaggaagaacaGGAAACTAAGGAGAAAGGCAGTgggggagaagaggagaaaggagtcGTCACCAACGGGCTGGACGTGAGTCCAGTGGATGAAAAGAAGGGCGGTGATAAAAGTGAGGAGAAAGTGGTGGTAACCAAAATGGTAGAAAAAATCACCAGTGAGGGGGGAGATGGTGCTACCAAGTATATCACCAAATCTGTAACCGTCACTCAAAAGGTCGAAGAGCATGAAGAGACCTTTGAGGAGAAACTAGTGTCTACTAAAAAGGTAGAGAAAGTCACTTCACACGCCATAGTAAAGGAAGTCACCCAGAGTGACTAA